In Macadamia integrifolia cultivar HAES 741 chromosome 12, SCU_Mint_v3, whole genome shotgun sequence, the following are encoded in one genomic region:
- the LOC122057042 gene encoding mannose-1-phosphate guanylyltransferase 1-like: MKALILVGGFGTRLRPLTLSVPKPLVDFANKPMILHQIEALKAIGVTEVVLAINYQPEVMLNFLKDFETKLGIKITCSQETEPLGTAGPLALAREKLIDGSAEPFFVLNSDVISEYPLKEMIDFHKGHGGEASIMVTKVDEPSKYGVVVMEDSTGKVEKFVEKPKLFVGNKINAGIYLLNPSVLDRIELRPTSIEKEVFPKIAVEQKLYAMVLPGFWMDVGQPRDYITGLRLYLDSLRKKSSSKLASGSHIVGNVLVDESAVIGEGCLIGPDVAIGPGCVVESGVRLSRCTVMRGVRIRKHACISSSIIGWHSTIGQWARVENMTILGEDVHVCDEIYSNGGVVLPHKEIKSSILKPEIVM; this comes from the exons ATGAAGGCACTTATTCTTGTTGGAGGATTTGGAACACGGTTGAGGCCATTGACACTTAGTGTCCCAAAGCCACTGGTTGATTTTGCTAACAAACCTATGATTCTGCATCAG ATAGAAGCTCTGAAGGCTATTGGAGTTACTGAAGTGGTTTTGGCCATCAATTACCAACCAGAG GTGATGCTAAACTTCTTGAAGGATTTTGAGACAAAGCTTGGGATTAAGATCACCTGCTCACAGGAGACTGAACCACTTGGAACTGCTGGTCCTCTGGCTTTGGCTAGGGAGAAATTGATTGATGGTTCTGCTGAGCCATTTTTTGTCCTCAACAGTGACGTTATCAGTGAGTATCCCCTCAAAGAAATGATTGACTTTCACAAAGGCCATGGAGGCGAGGCTTCCATTATGGTAACCAAG GTGGATGAGCCATCCAAATATGGTGTCGTGGTTATGGAAGATTCAACAGGGAAAGTTGAAAAATTTGTAGAAAAGCCAAAATTATTTGTGGGTAACAAGATCAATGCTGGGATTTACCTCTTGAACCCATCTGTTCTTGATCGTATAGAACTGAGGCCTACATCAATTGAGAAAGAAGTGTTCCCCAAGATTGCAGTGGAGCAGAAGCTCTATGCAATGGTCCTTCCTGGATTCTGGATGGATGTTGGACAACCAAGGGATTACATTACCGGACTGAGACTCTACCTGGACTCCTTGCGGAAGAAATCCTCATCAAAGTTGGCCTCTGGGTCTCATATAGTTGGAAATGTTCTGGTAGACGAGAGTGCTGTCATCGGAGAGGGCTGCCTGATAGGGCCAGACGTTGCCATTGGACCGGGATGTGTAGTCGAATCAGGTGTCAGACTCTCACGTTGTACAGTGATGAGAGGGGTTCGTATTAGAAAGCATGCATGCATCTCCAGCAGCATCATTGGTTGGCACTCCACCATTGGGCAGTGGGCTCGTGTTGAAAATATGACTATTCTCGGAGAAGATGTTCATGTTTGTGATGAAATCTACAGCAATGGGGGTGTAGTCCTGCCTCACAAGGAGATCAAGAGTAGCATTCTGAAGCCAGAGATAGTCATGTGA
- the LOC122058319 gene encoding CASP-like protein 5B2: MKKLFGSPGSTSGFLLRIGQCLFAGGSIWAMATALKFNIYTAYCYLVVSMGLQVLWSLGLACLDLYALRMKRNLQNPLLLSLFVVGDWVTATLSLAAASSSAGVTVLYARDLDFCRVQAELPCSRFQISVALAFVTWFLVAISYIVMFWLVASI; the protein is encoded by the exons ATGAAGAAGTTATTTGGGAGCCCTGGTAGTACGAGTGGATTTCTACTGAGAATAGGACAGTGTTTGTTTGCTGGTGGATCCATTTGGGCGATGGCGACTGCCTTGAAGTTTAATATCTATACAGCTTACTG ttATTTAGTTGTTTCAATGGGGCTTCAAGTACTGTGGAGCTTGGGACTTGCATGTCTTGATCTTTATGCTTTGAGGATGAAGAGAAACCTTCAGAATCCTCTCCTGCTGAGCCTGTTTGTGGTTGGTGACTGG GTGACAGCAACTCTATCACTTGCAGCAGCAAGCTCATCAGCGGGGGTGACAGTTCTGTATGCAAGGGACTTGGATTTCTGCAGGGTACAAGCTGAACTCCCCTGTAGCAGATTTCAAATCTCCGTAGCTCTGGCTTTTGTGACATGGTTCCTCGTTGCCATTTCTTATATCGTCATGTTTTGGCTAGTGGCCTCTATTTGA